A single region of the Cronobacter condimenti 1330 genome encodes:
- the uvsE gene encoding UV DNA damage repair endonuclease UvsE produces MKLGFACKFLDSGLKQEFPFKSTTRTRFLSLSHEQRLTLLYQLSETNLRNLYSTFEQLAPLPPALRMMRIGSDLLPLFTVPEAGPVYQEFLADLAPQFTRCGEYAREQDIRLSFHPGQYSVLASDNPDVVDRAIEDVEYHATCAVMMGYGQRFQDFKINIHMNGKRGFEGFRDAFNRLSPQAQKMLTVENDEISCSLDDVLQAQALCPVVLDIHHHWVKENAFITPDDPRIEQIKASWRGVRPVLHYSISQEGLIPEQGYPEQSQLGIPKTKLRAHSDYYFNSTLNDWALSFTDFDIMCEVKMKNIARDRLYDYALLKGVMKVA; encoded by the coding sequence ATGAAATTAGGTTTCGCGTGTAAGTTTTTAGATTCAGGGCTTAAGCAGGAGTTTCCGTTTAAATCGACGACCCGCACCCGTTTTTTAAGCCTCAGCCATGAGCAACGGCTGACGCTGTTATATCAGCTCTCTGAGACCAATCTCAGAAACCTCTATTCAACGTTTGAGCAGCTCGCGCCGTTACCGCCTGCGTTGCGCATGATGCGTATCGGCAGCGATCTCTTACCGCTCTTTACCGTGCCCGAGGCAGGCCCGGTCTATCAGGAGTTTTTAGCCGATCTCGCGCCGCAGTTTACCCGCTGCGGGGAATATGCGCGGGAACAGGATATTCGCCTCTCCTTTCATCCCGGCCAGTATTCCGTCTTAGCGTCAGATAACCCTGATGTGGTCGACCGCGCCATCGAGGATGTGGAATATCATGCTACCTGTGCGGTGATGATGGGCTACGGGCAGCGTTTTCAGGATTTCAAAATCAATATTCACATGAACGGTAAGCGCGGGTTCGAAGGGTTTCGCGACGCCTTTAACCGCTTAAGCCCGCAGGCGCAGAAGATGTTAACCGTGGAGAACGACGAAATCTCCTGCTCGCTGGATGACGTGCTCCAGGCGCAGGCGCTGTGCCCTGTCGTGCTGGATATTCATCACCACTGGGTCAAAGAGAATGCGTTTATTACGCCGGACGATCCGCGCATTGAGCAGATAAAAGCCTCCTGGCGCGGCGTACGCCCGGTTTTGCATTATTCCATCTCTCAGGAAGGGCTTATCCCTGAACAGGGTTACCCGGAGCAGTCACAACTGGGCATTCCTAAAACCAAACTGCGCGCGCATTCCGATTATTATTTCAACAGTACGCTGAACGACTGGGCGCTGTCGTTTACCGATTTCGACATCATGTGCGAAGTGAAAATGAAGAATATCGCCCGCGACCGCCTCTACGATTATGCGCTCCTGAAAGGCGTGATGAAGGTCGCGTGA